In Solanum pennellii chromosome 3, SPENNV200, a single window of DNA contains:
- the LOC107013461 gene encoding WRKY transcription factor 22-like has translation MAENENENENDWDLWAVVRSCGKRNNSVHDDMNVNNTSVFVDHSVHEDPTHGNSVNNTHQEETDGVGDFTDSFVTEHKHYFGLDEVISLSKNLNTNSRIEPHNQENQTETIPNTPLVVVEHEEKKKKKVRFSMQISSTEAGKTFSYRGKSTERYEILAEKLSEADQWRWRKYGMKRTGDSTFLKSYYRCNEANDCPARRHIQKSSTDPNKVIVTYRGQHNHPHIAMVHGSPNAAAPLEDPSFPSST, from the coding sequence ATGGCTGAAAATGAAAACGAAAACGAAAATGATTGGGATTTATGGGCAGTTGTGAGAAGCTGCGGCAAGAGGAACAACTCTGTTCATGATGATATGAACGTTAATAATACCTCTGTTTTTGTCGATCACAGTGTTCATGAGGATCCTACTCATGGTAACTCTGTTAACAACACACACCAAGAAGAAACTGATGGTGTTGGTGATTTTACTGACTCGTTCGTCACGGAACACAAGCATTACTTTGGGTTAGATGAAGTTATTAGTCTTTCCAAGAACCTGAATACCAATTCAAGAATTGAACCCCACAACCAAGAAAACCAAACTGAGACTATTCCAAACACACCACTGGTGGTTGTAGAACatgaggagaagaagaagaagaaggtgaGATTCTCGATGCAAATTTCAAGTACTGAGGCAGGCAAGACGTTTAGTTACCGCGGGAAGAGCACTGAAAGATATGAAATATTGGCTGAGAAATTGAGTGAGGCAGATCAATGGAGATGGAGAAAGTATGGGATGAAGCGAACTGGTGATTCGACTTTTCTGAAGAGCTACTATAGGTGTAATGAAGCTAACGATTGTCCGGCAAGGAGACATATTCAGAAAAGCTCAACAGATCCAAACAAGGTGATTGTAACTTACAGAGGCCAACATAATCACCCTCACATTGCAATGGTACACGGGAGTCCTAATGCTGCTGCGCCACTGGAAGACCCATCTTTTCCCTCTTCTACCTAA
- the LOC107014889 gene encoding uncharacterized protein LOC107014889 — MYLKAPFWSKDSNSESQTESPSAVAELISSLERQRLYREVTLALRTGLNDARAEFSFLRIRGLRVILKFLRSVAESDTTINIFCHSQSIPDLQVVPVLFRHSLRDTEDQNVTSLDHIFTVEPMEITSPSTDSEVSLALRVLEGCCLIHCESNVLAHQYKAIPVLMNILSTRGVLGQGACLDALIAIMLDSSANQADFEACNGIEEVAILIRDKQVDEKLRLKCGEFLLLLIGHVNGRERPPMATIHEDIRRFLGEKSASLIWAASQFGSTLDPEQRLTALQIQARRVMESIDLY, encoded by the exons ATGTATCTAAAAGCTCCGTTTTGGAGCAAAGATTCGAACTCTGAATCTCAGACGGAATCGCCGTCGGCGGTGGCGGAGCTAATAAGCTCTCTTGAACGACAGAGACTATACAGGGAGGTGACACTCGCACTCCGAACAGGACTCAATGATGCACGTGCTGAGTTCTCCTTCCTCCGTATTCGTGGCCTCCGCGTCATCCTCAAGTTCCTCCGATCCGTTGCCGAGTCAGATACTACCATCAACATCTTCTGTCACAGCCAATCCATTCCCGATCTTCAAG TGGTTCCAGTTCTTTTCAGACATTCCTTGAGAGATACAGAGGACCAGAATGTTACCAGTCTAGACCACATATTTACTGTGGAACCTATGGAAATAACCAGCCCGTCAACTGATTCTGAAGTTTCTCTAGCGCTTAGAGTTCTGGAAGGTTGTTGTCTGATTCATTGCGAGAGTAATGTTTTGGCCCATCAATACAAGGCAATCCCG gtgttgATGAACATACTGTCGACTCGAGGGGTACTGGGACAAGGAGCATGCTTGGATGCTTTAATTGCTATAATGCTGGATTCATCTGCCAATCAGGCG GATTTTGAGGCTTGCAATGGCATTGAGGAAGTTGCCATACTCATTAGAGACAAACAAGTAGATGAAAAATTGAG GCTCAAGTGTGGAGAGTTTCTACTGCTTCTCATTGGACATGTAAATGGGAGGGAGAGGCCTCCCATGGCAACAATTCATGAAGACATAAGGCGATTTCTAGGTGAGAAATCTGCATCGTTGATATGGGCAGCTAGTCAATTTGGTTCAACCCTTGATCCAGAACAGAGATTGACAGCTTTGCAAATTCAAGCCCGTAGAGTAATGGAGTCAATAGATCTTTATTGA
- the LOC107014888 gene encoding pentatricopeptide repeat-containing protein At2g13600-like, producing the protein MLEVVSLFEPIAQPLPLQPPNDSFNFRASKLSFNKSNLPRRRDFSPPISTEQASFSPLDDDFVSSSSFASVLDSCKCPNLGKQVHAQALKNGFHGHEFVETKLLQMYGKCGCFDDAVQLFDKMLERNLYSWNAVINVYLSNGLSKEAFECFRQVRFEELELEFFLFPVVLKICCGYGGVELGKQLHGTVIKYGFASNVYVGNALIDMYGKCGSLDNAKEVLNKMSKRDCVSWNSVITAFAANGMLSEALQVFNKMSDEDHVAPNFISWSALVGGFSQNGYDEEAIEYLYRMQVAGFQPNAQTLASVLPACGRLQMLHLGKEIHGYLTRNELMSNSFVVNGLIDVYRRCGDMESALLIFSMYSMKNDVSYNTMLVGYFENGEISKAQELFYQMEHEGKCEDIISWNSMISGYVNNFIFNEALIMFQKVMQKEEIEADSFTLGSALAACADMGLLRRGKEIHSYAIGRGLQTDPFVGGALVELYSKCLDVGAAQKAFDEVNERDIPTWNALISGYARSNDMVSVESTLEKMKADGFDPNIYTWNSIIAGHVENAHNESALQLFLDMQSSGLRPDIYTIGTILPACSRLATLDRGKQIHAYAIRFGYDSNTYIGSAVVDMYAKCGCVKHARLAYDNIKKYNLVTENAMLTAYAMHGHGEEGIVFFRRMLDNGFIPDDITFLSALSSCVHAGLVETGLEFFNLMRSYNVKPTLKHYTCMVDLLSRTGKINEALKVVNEMTLDPDTVIWGALLGGCIIHGNLEVGEIAANKLIKLEPGNTGNHVMLANLYASVGRWGDLAKIRQLINERKMHKNPGCSWLEDKGEIHVFVACDTSHQKTDEIYEMLNILTSQIRAEN; encoded by the coding sequence ATGCTCGAAGTGGTCTCCCTGTTTGAACCCATTGCTCAGCCACTCCCATTACAGCCACCCAATGATTCCTTTAATTTCAGAGCTTCTAAGCTTTCCTTTAACAAATCAAACTTACCCCGGCGACGGGATTTTTCACCGCCCATTTCGACGGAGCAGGCTAGTTTCTCTCCATTGGACGACGACTTTGTAAGTTCAagcagctttgcttcagttcttGATTCCTGCAAATGCCCTAACCTGGGTAAACAAGTCCACGCACAAGCACTCAAAAATGGGTTTCATGGGCACGAGTTTGTTGAGACGAAATTGCTTCAGATGTATGGCAAATGTGGTTGTTTTGATGATGCAGTCCAACTGTTTGATAAAATGCTTGAAAGAAATTTGTATTCATGGAACGCTGTTATTAATGTCTATTTAAGTAATGGGCTTTCCAAGGAAGCTTTTGAGTGTTTTAGGCAGGTGCGGTTTGAGGAGTTGGAGTTGGAGTTTTTCTTGTTTCCGGTGGTCTTGAAGATTTGTTGTGGTTATGGTGGGGTTGAATTGGGAAAGCAGTTACATGGTACAGTGATAAAGTATGGATTTGCATCCAATGTTTATGTGGGCAATGCTTTGATTGATATGTATGGGAAATGTGGGAGTTTGGATAATGCAAAAGAggttttgaacaaaatgtccAAGAGGGATTGTGTTTCTTGGAATTCAGTTATTACTGCTTTCGCTGCCAATGGAATGTTAAGTGAAGCTCTTCAAGTTTTTAATAAGATGTCTGATGAGGACCATGTTGctccaaattttatttcttggaGTGCTTTGGTTGGTGGATTTTCACAGAATGGATACGACGAAGAGGCCATTGAATATCTCTACAGAATGCAAGTTGCTGGATTCCAGCCAAATGCCCAAACATTGGCGAGTGTGCTTCCTGCTTGTGGTAGATTACAAATGCTACATTTGGGAAAAGAAATTCATGGATATCTCACCAGAAATGAATTGATGTCGAACTCTTTCGTTGTTAATGGCTTAATTGATGTTTATAGGAGGTGTGGGGATATGGAGAGTGCCCTCCTAATATTTTCAATGTATTCGATGAAGAATGATGTCTCTTACAACACTATGTTAGTGGGATACTTTGAGAATGGAGAGATTTCAAAGGCTCAAGAGCTGTTTTATCAAATGGAACATGAAGGGAAGTGTGAGGATATAATTTCATGGAATTCAATGATTTCAGGTTACGTAAACAACTTTATTTTCAATGAAGCTTTGATTATGTTTCAGAAGGTAATGCAGAAGGAAGAAATTGAAGCAGATTCGTTCACTCTTGGCAGTGCCCTTGCTGCTTGTGCTGATATGGGGTTGTTACGACGTGGGAAGGAGATACATTCCTATGCAATTGGTAGGGGTCTGCAAACCGATCCTTTTGTTGGTGGGGCACTTGTAGAATTGTATAGCAAGTGTCTGGATGTTGGTGCTGCTCAGAAAGCTTTTGATGAGGTAAACGAGAGGGATATACCAACATGGAACGCTTTGATATCTGGCTATGCTCGCTCTAACGACATGGTTAGTGTTGAATCCACTCTTGAGAAGATGAAGGCAGACGGATTTGATCCAAATATCTACACTTGGAACAGTATTATTGCTGGCCATGTTGAGAACGCCCATAATGAGTCAGCTCTGCAGTTGTTTTTGGACATGCAATCCTCAGGTTTGAGACCTGATATATACACGATTGGAACGATATTACCTGCCTGCTCAAGGTTAGCGACTCTTGACCGAGGAAAACAGATTCATGCTTATGCAATTAGGTTTGGATATGACTCAAACACTTACATAGGATCAGCTGTTGTGGACATGTATGCAAAATGTGGATGTGTCAAGCATGCTAGACTGGCTTATGATAACATTAAAAAGTATAACTTGGTCACGGAGAATGCAATGCTTACTGCATACGCTATGCATGGACATGGGGAGGAAGGAATTGTGTTCTTTCGAAGAATGCTAGACAATGGATTCATACCAGACGACATAACCTTCTTGTCAGCTCTTTCTTCATGCGTCCATGCAGGACTAGTAGAGACTGGGCTTGAATTCTTCAATCTGATGAGATCTTATAATGTGAAACCAACATTAAAACACTACACATGCATGGTTGACCTTTTAAGTCGGACAGGTAAGATAAATGAAGCATTGAAGGTCGTTAATGAGATGACATTGGATCCTGATACAGTGATCTGGGGTGCCTTGCTTGGGGGCTGCATTATCCATGGGAATCTTGAGGTAGGTGAAATTGCGGCAAACAAGCTTATCAAGCTAGAACCCGGAAACACAGGCAACCATGTCATGCTAGCAAATTTATATGCTTCTGTAGGCAGATGGGGTGATCTTGCCAAAATAAGACAACTCATCAATGAGAggaaaatgcataaaaatcctGGATGTAGTTGGCTTGAAGATAAAGGTGAAATACACGTATTTGTAGCTTGTGATACATCCCATCAAAAAACAGATGAGATTTATGAAATGTTAAATATATTGACATCACAAATAAGAGCAGAAAACTAG
- the LOC107013751 gene encoding dof zinc finger protein DOF4.6-like, whose product MDTSPQWPQGIGIVKGVDEAKLDQRKPRPQKEQAVNCPRCNSTNTKFCYYNNYSLTQPRYFCKTCRRYWTEGGSLRNVPVGGGSRKNKRSNSISISSSSSSTTSSLSLSSSSKKLFTDLANPNDLNLTYNPIPSSSTTTATNFSNFSDFMALPLIHPSANSASTFMTTSNLYPSSTTGISNLHDLKSSNGINFSLDGFENGYGSLPSHQEAKLFFPMDDLKINVSTVGDEQFEENRGQAADQSNGFWNGMLGGGGTSW is encoded by the exons ATGGATACTTCTCCTCAGTGGCCACAG GGTATTGGAATAGTAAAAGGTGTTGATGAAGCAAAGTTGGATCAAAGGAAACCGAGGCCACAAAAGGAGCAAGCGGTAAATTGCCCACGATGCAATTCAACAAACACGAAATTCTGTTATTATAACAATTATAGTCTCACTCAACCCAGATATTTCTGCAAAACGTGTAGAAGGTACTGGACTGAAGGGGGCTCTTTAAGGAATGTTCCAGTAGGAGGCGGTTCCAGAAAGAACAAAAGATCTAACAGTATTAGTATCAGTTCATCCTCGTCTTCAACTACGTCATCactatcattatcatcatcgtcCAAGAAATTATTTACAGATCTGGCGAACCCTAACGATCTCAATTTAACCTATAATCCAATACCCAGTAGTAGTACTACTACTGCGACCAATTTCAGTAACTTTTCTGATTTCATGGCGTTACCTTTGATCCATCCATCAGCTAATTCAGCTTCTACATTCATGACGACTAGTAATTTGTATCCTTCATCAACTACTGGGATTTCGAATTTACATGATTTGAAGAGTAGTAATGGTATCAATTTTTCTTTGGATGGATTTGAAAATGGGTATGGAAGTTTACCTTCTCATCAAGAGGCAAAATTGTTTTTTCCTATGGATGATTTGAAGATTAATGTTTCAACTGTTGGTGATGAACAGTTTGAAGAAAATAGAGGGCAAGCAGCAGATCAATCTAATGGGTTTTGGAATGGGATGTTGGGTGGAGGAGGCACATcctggtaa